The Campylobacter sp. CN_NE2 genome contains a region encoding:
- a CDS encoding radical SAM protein: MKYIFGPISSRRFGQSLGIDLSPNSKQCNFNCAYCELKAKKPISQMSEICDISPVLDELKTALDKFKNTQVITLTANGEPSLHPKFGELVSEIKALKLPQKLLVLSNSSRISQNYEAFLKCDICKFSLDSVVSETFKKIDNPHSSVNLDEIISNLIKFSSEFRGELVIEILVVAGLNDTASEFETLNSVLEKINPTRIDLGTIDRPPAFKNAKPVSYERLEFLSKFLKNQSVNIVAKPKYDSEKLDFSEDEILSMLVRRPQSLNDVEAKFSELSKANLANLLNLGKITLKDGFYKVL; encoded by the coding sequence ATGAAATACATTTTCGGTCCCATAAGTTCGCGCCGTTTTGGGCAGAGCCTTGGGATTGATTTAAGTCCAAATTCGAAGCAATGCAACTTCAACTGCGCATATTGCGAGTTAAAAGCGAAAAAGCCTATTTCTCAAATGAGCGAGATTTGCGATATTTCGCCCGTGCTTGATGAGCTTAAAACTGCGCTAGATAAATTTAAAAATACCCAAGTCATCACGCTTACGGCTAATGGCGAACCTAGTCTTCACCCTAAATTTGGCGAACTTGTAAGCGAAATTAAGGCTTTAAAACTGCCTCAAAAACTGCTAGTTTTATCAAATTCGAGCAGAATTTCGCAAAATTACGAAGCATTTTTGAAATGCGATATTTGCAAATTTTCCCTTGATAGCGTGGTTAGTGAAACTTTTAAAAAAATCGATAATCCGCATAGTAGTGTGAATTTGGACGAAATTATCTCAAATTTGATTAAATTTAGCTCTGAATTTAGGGGTGAATTAGTTATTGAAATTTTGGTTGTTGCTGGTCTTAATGATACTGCCAGCGAATTTGAAACTCTAAATTCGGTGCTTGAAAAAATAAATCCCACTCGCATTGATTTAGGCACGATTGATCGTCCGCCTGCGTTTAAAAACGCTAAGCCAGTAAGTTACGAGAGGCTAGAATTTTTAAGCAAATTTTTGAAAAATCAAAGCGTAAATATAGTCGCAAAACCAAAATACGATAGCGAAAAGCTCGATTTTAGCGAAGATGAAATTCTATCTATGCTAGTTCGCCGTCCCCAAAGCCTAAACGATGTAGAAGCCAAATTTAGCGAACTTTCCAAAGCAAATTTAGCAAATTTGCTAAATTTAGGAAAAATCACCCTAAAAGACGGATTTTATAAAGTTTTATAA
- the ccsA gene encoding cytochrome c biogenesis protein, whose protein sequence is MKYFLSIGAASFWLLVFAVACAVATIIETVYSTEVAWAMVYNTLWFGAIMVLLGINLAYNIVKYNLIKIKKLPAFLFHFSFLFILLGAILTRYFGFEGNIHIRENESSNLVSTRDFYIQLVAHDEKGEFVSASEKNYLSLTGKTNFDISLPYKGKSANLKYTKSVANGGMNWVEGENGEPRVEFLFSNSQHKRNISLKQGENIEIGDFDFAFNTMPKQPKFIYIKLKDGKFYLNTNLEITQTKMADMSKSVLEKNTDIELSELGLYSFEDLNFAPVSLLKSAVKGFTELPKDTRGEEAILANLSYNGEEKEVYLIYGRSGENFSVGGENFVVAWAPKSVTLPFEMKLKDFKLDRYPGSNSPSGYSSEVSVIDGEKSFDYEIYMNHVLDWAGYRFFQSSYDTDEKGTILSVNRDPGKMPTYIGYGLLILGMLFNFFNPNSRFIKLSNLINESTKRENSMPNSQNSKTQNSKNENLPNSNSNSENSQNENPQPKKKNKKSKKSKGVVTALFLAFLIGIFTPNSLKADNLPQIDKSHINELKTLVIQGFDGRMEPFDTVSRELLSKIYRKENFQGLNHNAVMLSFMANPEFWKSAEIIKVSEKELKKILGIAENKTHAKMADFFETGEDGTPHYKLTKMVEEINRKPLGNRGVLDKEILKVDERVNIFYMSFVGEFFRVIPKLNSQNNEWFSYVGANMYFSGDEKEKALGILNKYFDSVVNAQKTGDWESANSALRELKEYQLAHAKEIMPTDTAIKFEVFFNNFKIFTRLIPVYILAGLFLLAFVFVRMMSPKTQISGAFKAVYIVNFIAFVLHTIGLIIRWYISGHAPWSNSYESMVYIAWALSLSGMIFSKKSAISLALTSIMAGITLFVAFLSGMDPQITNIQPVLKSYWLTIHVSVITASYGFLGLCWLLGIFTLILFIFQNPKKNAEFSRNIKEATHINEMSMILGLCLLTVGNFLGGVWANESWGRYWGWDPKETWALVTILVYAAVVHFRFIPKLNDQYAFAVASVFAFSSVVMTYFGVNYYLSGMHSYAAGERVPVPAVVWILGLVLILLAFFAYFKKDNSQKL, encoded by the coding sequence ATGAAATACTTTTTAAGCATTGGTGCTGCGTCGTTTTGGCTACTAGTATTTGCCGTAGCTTGCGCCGTCGCAACGATAATAGAAACAGTTTATAGCACCGAAGTTGCTTGGGCGATGGTTTATAACACACTTTGGTTTGGCGCTATAATGGTGCTTTTGGGCATAAATTTGGCTTACAACATAGTAAAATACAATCTTATTAAAATCAAAAAACTTCCTGCGTTTTTATTCCATTTTAGCTTTTTATTTATCCTTTTGGGTGCGATTTTGACGCGATATTTCGGCTTTGAAGGAAATATTCACATTAGAGAAAACGAAAGCTCAAATTTGGTTTCGACAAGAGATTTTTATATCCAGCTTGTTGCCCACGATGAAAAGGGCGAATTCGTAAGCGCTAGTGAGAAAAACTACCTTTCGCTAACGGGCAAAACAAATTTTGACATCTCGCTTCCTTATAAAGGCAAGAGTGCAAATTTAAAATATACAAAAAGCGTCGCAAACGGCGGTATGAACTGGGTTGAAGGCGAAAACGGCGAACCGCGAGTCGAGTTTTTGTTTTCAAATAGCCAACACAAACGAAACATTTCGCTAAAACAAGGCGAAAATATCGAAATCGGCGACTTTGATTTTGCTTTTAATACTATGCCAAAACAGCCAAAATTCATCTATATCAAGCTAAAAGACGGCAAATTTTATCTAAATACAAATTTAGAAATCACGCAAACAAAAATGGCTGATATGAGTAAATCGGTTTTAGAAAAAAACACCGACATAGAGCTTAGCGAGTTGGGGCTTTATAGTTTTGAAGATTTAAATTTTGCCCCTGTTTCGCTTTTGAAATCCGCAGTTAAGGGCTTTACAGAGCTTCCAAAAGATACTCGCGGCGAAGAGGCGATTTTAGCGAATTTAAGCTACAACGGCGAAGAAAAAGAAGTTTATCTTATATATGGTCGAAGCGGCGAGAATTTTAGCGTTGGCGGAGAAAATTTTGTTGTAGCGTGGGCGCCAAAAAGTGTAACGCTTCCTTTTGAGATGAAGCTAAAAGATTTCAAACTTGATCGCTATCCGGGCTCAAATTCGCCCTCAGGTTATAGTAGCGAAGTCAGCGTCATAGACGGCGAAAAAAGTTTTGATTATGAAATTTATATGAACCATGTGCTTGACTGGGCGGGTTATCGCTTTTTCCAAAGCTCGTATGATACAGACGAAAAAGGCACGATTTTATCGGTAAATAGGGATCCGGGTAAAATGCCTACATATATCGGGTATGGGCTTTTGATTTTGGGTATGTTATTTAACTTTTTCAACCCAAATTCAAGGTTTATAAAACTATCAAATTTGATAAATGAAAGCACGAAAAGAGAGAATTCTATGCCAAATTCGCAAAATTCAAAAACACAAAATTCAAAAAACGAGAATTTGCCAAATTCAAATTCTAATAGCGAAAATTCGCAAAACGAAAACCCACAACCAAAGAAAAAAAATAAAAAATCTAAAAAATCAAAAGGCGTGGTTACTGCGCTATTTTTAGCTTTTTTGATAGGAATTTTCACTCCAAATTCGCTAAAAGCCGACAATTTACCACAAATCGACAAATCTCACATAAATGAGCTTAAAACGCTTGTTATACAGGGTTTTGACGGGCGTATGGAGCCGTTTGATACCGTCTCACGCGAACTTTTAAGCAAAATTTATCGCAAAGAAAATTTTCAAGGGCTAAATCACAACGCCGTAATGCTATCTTTTATGGCAAATCCTGAGTTTTGGAAGAGTGCTGAAATCATAAAAGTAAGCGAAAAAGAGTTAAAGAAAATTTTAGGCATTGCCGAAAATAAAACTCACGCTAAAATGGCAGATTTTTTCGAAACTGGCGAAGATGGGACACCACACTATAAACTTACGAAAATGGTCGAAGAGATAAATCGCAAACCGCTTGGAAATCGTGGTGTCTTAGATAAAGAGATTTTAAAAGTCGATGAGCGAGTAAATATCTTTTATATGTCGTTTGTGGGCGAATTTTTCCGTGTCATACCAAAGCTAAATTCGCAAAATAACGAGTGGTTTTCTTATGTTGGTGCTAATATGTATTTTAGTGGAGACGAGAAAGAAAAAGCACTTGGAATTTTAAATAAATATTTTGATAGCGTAGTAAATGCACAAAAAACAGGCGACTGGGAGAGCGCAAATTCGGCACTTCGTGAGCTAAAAGAGTATCAACTAGCTCACGCAAAAGAGATTATGCCGACCGATACGGCGATTAAATTTGAAGTGTTTTTTAATAATTTTAAAATTTTTACTCGCTTAATTCCTGTTTATATTTTGGCAGGGCTATTTTTACTAGCTTTTGTTTTTGTGCGTATGATGAGCCCAAAAACGCAAATTTCGGGTGCATTTAAGGCTGTTTATATCGTAAATTTTATAGCTTTTGTGCTTCATACCATAGGGCTTATTATTCGTTGGTATATTTCAGGTCATGCGCCATGGTCGAATTCATACGAGTCGATGGTTTATATCGCTTGGGCGTTATCGCTTAGCGGTATGATTTTTTCTAAAAAATCGGCTATTTCTTTGGCGCTTACTTCTATAATGGCAGGAATTACGCTATTTGTGGCATTTTTAAGCGGTATGGATCCGCAAATTACTAATATCCAACCGGTTCTTAAATCATACTGGCTTACAATCCATGTTAGCGTTATTACGGCAAGTTACGGATTTTTAGGGCTTTGCTGGTTGCTTGGAATTTTTACTTTGATTTTATTTATTTTTCAAAACCCAAAGAAAAATGCCGAATTTTCACGCAACATAAAAGAAGCAACGCATATTAACGAAATGTCGATGATTTTGGGGCTTTGTCTGCTAACGGTCGGAAACTTTTTAGGCGGTGTTTGGGCGAACGAGAGCTGGGGGCGATACTGGGGCTGGGATCCAAAAGAGACTTGGGCTTTGGTTACGATTTTGGTTTATGCTGCGGTTGTGCATTTTAGATTTATACCGAAACTAAACGATCAATACGCCTTTGCCGTAGCTTCTGTATTTGCATTTTCAAGCGTTGTGATGACATATTTTGGCGTGAATTATTATCTAAGCGGTATGCACTCTTACGCAGCAGGAGAGCGAGTGCCAGTTCCGGCTGTGGTGTGGATTTTGGGGTTAGTGCTGATTTTGTTAGCGTTTTTTGCGTATTTTAAGAAGGATAATTCGCAGAAATTGTAA
- a CDS encoding CreA family protein, which yields MKKIFLAFVFAIFAFGDDYEVIDSVPTSWRLLGKNDRIEVISVKDPKIDGISCYVSYAKKGGAKEIVGVEEDTSDASVWCVQTAPKIIIKEKLEKEDIFKKKSSILFKKTHVVRMFDEKEKTIIYLAYSDRLIDGSPNNSVSAIACNQAVGSVCEFRY from the coding sequence ATGAAAAAAATATTTTTGGCTTTCGTTTTTGCCATTTTTGCATTTGGCGATGATTATGAAGTCATCGATTCTGTGCCGACTTCGTGGCGGTTGCTAGGCAAAAACGACCGCATTGAAGTCATTTCTGTTAAAGACCCTAAAATAGACGGCATTAGCTGCTATGTATCGTATGCCAAAAAAGGCGGCGCAAAGGAAATCGTGGGTGTCGAAGAAGATACATCTGATGCTTCTGTTTGGTGCGTTCAGACTGCACCAAAAATCATCATAAAAGAAAAACTTGAAAAAGAGGACATTTTTAAGAAAAAAAGCTCGATTTTGTTTAAAAAGACCCATGTCGTGCGTATGTTTGACGAAAAGGAAAAAACGATAATTTATCTAGCTTATTCTGACAGGCTAATTGATGGCTCACCGAATAACTCAGTTTCAGCCATAGCGTGTAATCAAGCAGTGGGAAGTGTTTGCGAATTTAGGTATTAA
- a CDS encoding phosphomannomutase/phosphoglucomutase, with amino-acid sequence MIQNIFREYDIRGIFGSELNETSVKAIGFELGKEIANRGLKKVSVGYDARLSANSLFESFVSGLNHANLQVFNIGLLPTPIGYFSVFTNKFDANIMITGSHNPKEYNGFKITLGTDSFFGKDLQNLGKKVTKFINSGEKIPTNAKVENFDILSDYLNFFEKEFANLKDFDFPFVIDCANGAAGVSATQICKRLNLKAKILYPQPDGNFPNHHPDPSEEKNLADLKNEMAKNGYKIGFGFDGDADRIAVLTPNHNIKGDELACLLALNMKNPRILGEVKCSQAMYDTINKIGKSFMGKTGHSNIKKAMKELGIDLAAEVSGHIFFKERYFGFDDGVYAMMRVLELVKLGFDLEAELAKLPKFYSTDEIKFKTGEEEKFEIIEKLKMQISNGIANLPKIVDIIDIDGVRVRFDDGWALVRASNTTPVIVTRFEAKTPEFRDLLQAEFLKILNEIAGK; translated from the coding sequence ATGATACAAAATATTTTCAGAGAATACGATATTCGCGGAATTTTTGGAAGCGAATTAAACGAGACTAGCGTTAAAGCAATCGGCTTTGAGCTTGGCAAAGAAATAGCAAACAGGGGCTTAAAAAAAGTTAGCGTAGGTTATGATGCAAGACTTAGTGCAAATTCGCTTTTTGAGAGCTTTGTGAGCGGATTAAATCACGCAAATTTGCAAGTTTTTAATATCGGGCTTTTACCAACGCCGATTGGCTATTTTAGCGTATTTACAAACAAATTTGACGCAAACATTATGATAACAGGCTCTCACAATCCAAAAGAATACAACGGCTTTAAAATCACGCTTGGCACGGATAGTTTTTTTGGGAAAGATTTGCAAAATTTAGGTAAAAAAGTGACTAAATTTATAAATTCTGGCGAAAAAATTCCTACAAATGCAAAGGTTGAGAATTTCGATATTTTAAGCGATTATTTAAACTTTTTTGAAAAAGAATTTGCAAATTTGAAAGATTTTGATTTTCCTTTTGTGATAGATTGCGCTAACGGAGCTGCCGGCGTTAGTGCAACGCAAATTTGCAAAAGACTAAATTTAAAGGCAAAAATCCTTTACCCACAGCCTGACGGTAACTTCCCAAACCATCACCCAGACCCTAGCGAAGAAAAAAATCTAGCTGATCTTAAAAACGAAATGGCAAAAAACGGCTATAAAATCGGCTTTGGTTTTGACGGAGATGCCGATAGAATAGCAGTTTTAACGCCAAATCATAACATAAAAGGCGACGAACTGGCATGTTTATTGGCTCTAAATATGAAAAATCCGCGAATTTTAGGCGAAGTAAAATGCTCGCAAGCTATGTATGATACGATAAATAAAATCGGTAAAAGCTTTATGGGAAAAACGGGGCATTCAAACATAAAAAAAGCGATGAAAGAGCTAGGAATCGACCTTGCAGCCGAAGTTAGCGGTCATATTTTCTTTAAAGAGCGATATTTTGGCTTTGATGATGGCGTGTATGCGATGATGAGAGTGCTTGAACTAGTTAAGCTTGGTTTTGATTTGGAAGCCGAACTTGCCAAACTACCGAAGTTTTACAGCACTGATGAGATTAAATTTAAAACGGGCGAAGAAGAGAAATTTGAGATTATAGAAAAATTAAAAATGCAAATTTCAAACGGAATTGCAAATTTACCAAAAATCGTTGATATTATCGATATTGATGGCGTTAGAGTGAGATTTGATGACGGCTGGGCTTTGGTAAGAGCTAGTAATACAACGCCTGTAATAGTAACTAGATTTGAAGCAAAGACGCCTGAATTTAGGGATTTGCTCCAAGCTGAATTCTTAAAAATTTTAAATGAAATCGCAGGAAAATAA
- the cmeU gene encoding CmeU family protein: MEKSQIVKENIEKLLDNRAEFYALFDEKIPKFGDTDVFDFKNAKDCDIKEIYEKFHKYDYAIRKLLPYLYEAYGVKFNV; encoded by the coding sequence ATGGAAAAAAGCCAAATCGTAAAAGAAAATATAGAAAAACTGCTTGATAACAGAGCCGAATTTTACGCACTTTTTGATGAAAAAATTCCAAAATTTGGTGATACCGATGTTTTTGATTTTAAAAATGCAAAAGATTGCGATATTAAAGAAATTTATGAAAAATTTCACAAATACGACTATGCGATTCGAAAACTTTTGCCGTATCTTTATGAAGCGTATGGGGTGAAATTTAATGTCTGA
- a CDS encoding alanine racemase: MSEITLDREAYKHNINQIAAKIGGIEKICLIAKDNSYGHGARLICEFAKTLGIKKGVVRTLDEAIEIAEFFDEVLILSHIPNGDEDERFVYAINDISNFKTLKKGLKIHIAVDTLMHRNGIGTDELENALNLAKSGEFKLKGFYTHFRKADEFGSDFFTQRQNFSEFKKIAKEKCKEFGFENIVFHSCNSAAIERSAEFDDEFVRVGIAQFGYAQFDDSLNLKPVLKLYADKISSRILKKGERVGYGAKFEAPNDMKIATYDLGYADGIFRYNGESELMVANGAKMLGKMSMDSFVCEDFGEKICVIDNAKEWAKFFNTIEYEILVKLHEKIQRRWV, encoded by the coding sequence ATGTCTGAAATCACGCTAGATAGGGAAGCTTACAAGCATAATATAAACCAAATCGCCGCTAAAATCGGCGGTATAGAAAAAATTTGCCTAATCGCAAAAGATAACTCCTACGGGCATGGTGCAAGGCTGATTTGCGAATTTGCTAAAACTCTTGGCATAAAAAAAGGTGTGGTTCGCACACTTGATGAAGCGATTGAGATTGCTGAATTTTTTGATGAAGTGCTGATTTTATCGCATATTCCAAATGGGGACGAAGATGAGCGATTTGTTTATGCTATAAATGATATTTCAAATTTTAAAACGCTAAAAAAAGGCTTGAAAATTCATATTGCTGTTGATACCTTGATGCACCGAAACGGCATAGGCACAGATGAGCTTGAAAATGCCCTAAATTTGGCAAAATCAGGCGAATTTAAGCTGAAAGGTTTTTACACGCATTTTCGCAAAGCCGATGAATTTGGAAGCGATTTTTTCACGCAAAGGCAAAATTTTAGCGAATTTAAGAAAATCGCCAAAGAAAAATGTAAAGAATTTGGCTTTGAAAATATCGTTTTCCACTCTTGCAACTCCGCTGCTATCGAGCGAAGCGCTGAATTTGATGATGAGTTTGTGCGAGTTGGCATAGCTCAGTTTGGTTACGCTCAGTTTGATGATAGCCTAAATTTAAAGCCTGTTTTAAAGCTTTATGCCGATAAAATCAGCTCTCGCATTTTAAAAAAAGGCGAGAGAGTAGGTTATGGTGCTAAATTTGAAGCACCAAATGATATGAAAATCGCAACTTATGATTTAGGATATGCTGACGGCATTTTTCGCTACAACGGCGAGAGCGAGTTAATGGTGGCAAATGGAGCAAAAATGCTTGGCAAAATGTCGATGGATAGCTTCGTTTGCGAAGATTTTGGCGAAAAAATTTGCGTCATCGACAACGCAAAAGAGTGGGCGAAATTTTTTAATACGATTGAATACGAAATTTTAGTAAAATTACATGAAAAAATCCAAAGAAGGTGGGTCTAA
- a CDS encoding LemA family protein: protein MEELENKNSQNGGGVEYDRNYESSPKSEKKGSFGWLKVVGILVAIAVVFGFIAVPTYNKLVKMDEDVNAAWAQVQNQYKRRADLIPNFVETVKGYASHERETLEGVINARAKATSVNVDANTAPQTMEALQQFNEAQTGLNSALSRLMLVVERYPELKANENFTQLQTQLEGTENRIAVARKDYIGVVQEYNKVIRVFPTNIIAKLVGMGGSKPVFAASEAEQAAPQVSFK from the coding sequence ATGGAAGAGTTAGAAAACAAAAATTCACAAAATGGCGGTGGCGTAGAATACGACCGAAACTATGAAAGTTCGCCAAAAAGCGAGAAAAAAGGCAGTTTTGGTTGGCTTAAAGTTGTTGGAATTTTGGTGGCGATTGCCGTTGTTTTTGGTTTTATCGCCGTGCCGACATACAACAAGCTCGTTAAAATGGACGAAGATGTAAATGCGGCGTGGGCGCAGGTGCAAAATCAATACAAACGAAGGGCTGATTTGATCCCAAATTTCGTTGAAACCGTCAAAGGCTATGCAAGTCATGAAAGAGAAACTCTTGAAGGCGTGATAAACGCCCGTGCAAAGGCAACTAGCGTAAATGTCGATGCCAACACGGCTCCGCAAACTATGGAAGCCCTACAACAATTTAACGAAGCACAAACCGGGCTAAATTCGGCACTTTCTCGCCTTATGCTTGTGGTTGAACGCTACCCTGAACTAAAAGCAAACGAAAATTTCACGCAACTTCAAACACAGCTTGAAGGCACTGAAAATCGCATTGCTGTGGCTAGAAAAGACTATATCGGCGTGGTGCAAGAGTATAACAAAGTCATCAGGGTTTTTCCGACAAATATCATCGCAAAACTTGTCGGTATGGGCGGAAGTAAGCCGGTTTTTGCAGCCAGTGAAGCTGAACAAGCTGCCCCGCAAGTTTCGTTTAAATAA
- a CDS encoding TPM domain-containing protein: protein MKRILLFLMLCFCFSDAKISDYLAQPNNCAVIDEAGILRPQIEEALNDLLIKFDENSTNQISVVSVKSLGGYEIEEFANEQARFLALGQKKYDNGVLLLVAPNERKVRIEVGYGLEGVLTDGIAKRIIDYKILPHFRAGDYESGVVSGVLSILDFIENGDLKFEKIAKNDEEADIGFIIFMIFFFIILYMMSRDNRSYRARNSDDTIILGDIASEILRNSMRSGGGFGGGFSHGGGFGGGFSGGGGGFGGGGASGSW from the coding sequence ATGAAAAGAATTTTGCTTTTTTTAATGCTTTGTTTTTGTTTTAGTGACGCAAAAATCAGCGATTATTTAGCCCAGCCAAATAATTGTGCCGTCATCGATGAAGCTGGAATTTTACGCCCGCAAATAGAAGAAGCGTTAAATGATTTGCTTATCAAATTTGATGAAAACTCTACAAATCAAATCTCGGTTGTAAGTGTTAAATCGCTTGGCGGTTATGAAATCGAAGAGTTTGCTAACGAACAGGCTAGATTTTTGGCTTTGGGACAAAAAAAGTATGACAACGGCGTTTTGCTTCTCGTCGCTCCAAACGAACGCAAAGTACGCATAGAAGTTGGTTATGGGCTTGAAGGCGTTTTAACTGACGGCATAGCAAAGCGGATAATTGATTATAAAATTCTGCCGCATTTTAGGGCAGGGGACTACGAAAGTGGCGTTGTTAGCGGGGTGCTTAGCATTTTGGATTTTATCGAAAACGGCGATTTGAAATTTGAAAAAATCGCCAAAAATGACGAAGAGGCCGACATTGGCTTTATTATTTTTATGATATTCTTTTTCATTATTTTGTATATGATGAGCAGGGATAATAGATCTTACAGGGCACGAAACAGCGACGACACTATAATTTTGGGCGATATAGCAAGTGAAATTTTGCGAAATTCTATGCGTTCGGGCGGTGGATTTGGCGGTGGATTTTCTCACGGTGGTGGCTTTGGCGGCGGATTTAGCGGTGGGGGCGGAGGCTTTGGCGGAGGCGGAGCTAGCGGAAGCTGGTAG